The following are from one region of the Candidatus Sysuiplasma jiujiangense genome:
- a CDS encoding AAA family ATPase: protein MTMYHTNPFRPGQPIDPKYFGGRKKELDIFEECLNYSSTGNLHHLAVMGERGIGKSSLLRKYDDLATDRGFLAVRRELDTTVDSINSLMEFMLYALKASCTSIFSARMKASSRTRKFFQNYSLNVSIMGSGVSVQRQGGVSLLQDVFYDEFARVWAEVKNEIPAIVFLLDEAERLQQIEGSWSFLRTLFTRFAESNMNYMLVVAGKLDLFRGIREIHSPMERFFLPLEIKEMVLDETRETLERPMEAFQRKFKSDAVQKVYEKSGGHPYVVQTFGFFAFETGEKNLDARVFDSIVPVVMSRLSVQLFKERFDSASPKEREILGGLAKLDGPSTPKSVSRICDVPLKTVWVALDRLVNKDCVRKVGRGNYSLFTPLFGEYVKATIQ from the coding sequence TTGACTATGTACCACACTAACCCGTTCAGGCCCGGTCAGCCAATAGACCCGAAGTACTTCGGAGGGCGCAAGAAAGAGCTGGATATTTTCGAAGAGTGCCTGAATTACTCTTCCACGGGGAATCTGCACCATCTGGCAGTGATGGGAGAACGCGGAATCGGCAAGTCCTCCCTTCTAAGAAAGTACGATGACCTCGCAACAGATCGTGGCTTTCTGGCGGTCAGGAGAGAGCTGGACACGACGGTCGATTCAATAAATTCTCTCATGGAGTTCATGCTATATGCGCTGAAGGCGTCATGTACTTCAATATTCTCGGCAAGAATGAAAGCGTCGAGTAGAACCAGGAAGTTCTTCCAGAACTACTCACTGAACGTCTCGATAATGGGTTCCGGTGTATCCGTGCAGAGGCAGGGAGGGGTTTCACTCCTGCAGGATGTGTTTTATGATGAGTTCGCAAGGGTATGGGCCGAAGTGAAAAACGAAATACCTGCAATAGTTTTTCTGCTTGACGAAGCAGAGAGACTTCAGCAAATAGAAGGTTCATGGAGTTTCCTGAGAACTCTGTTCACGAGATTCGCGGAGAGTAATATGAATTACATGCTGGTCGTGGCCGGTAAATTGGACCTTTTCAGAGGCATCAGGGAAATTCACTCCCCGATGGAAAGGTTCTTTCTGCCACTAGAAATTAAGGAAATGGTGCTGGATGAGACGCGAGAAACACTGGAAAGACCGATGGAAGCATTCCAGCGCAAATTCAAGAGCGATGCGGTCCAGAAAGTTTATGAAAAAAGTGGGGGGCATCCATATGTCGTCCAGACCTTTGGATTTTTTGCGTTTGAAACAGGCGAAAAGAATCTAGATGCGAGGGTCTTCGACAGCATCGTTCCGGTGGTGATGTCCAGACTTTCAGTTCAGCTTTTCAAAGAGAGGTTTGATTCTGCAAGCCCCAAGGAAAGGGAAATACTGGGCGGTCTTGCAAAGTTGGATGGACCGTCCACCCCTAAATCGGTGAGTCGTATTTGCGATGTTCCGTTGAAAACAGTATGGGTGGCTTTGGATCGACTGGTTAACAAGGATTGCGTACGCAAAGTCGGACGGGGCAATTACAGTTTATTTACACCGCTCTTCGGAGAGTACGTAAAGGCCACAATCCAGTGA
- a CDS encoding alkaline phosphatase family protein: MQLTFDVIVSLLLSFIIIIAGFTTIASAQAGQRNTATPIKHVIIIMMENHSFDNLFGIYPEVQGNNSNATAGIERPVNLLNTSLLSSLSPVPNGTYSTTDPVEGYTTYHNDFNNGLMNGFLNNSGPQSMTYFTSNQLSLEWILAEEFGLGDRYFSSYLSETIPNRLMSLAGYTPVEADNGPPPYIPYNQTVFYELQYFNISWSYYTVTSSTSSIPLDFISGFGSSAQYVQNWTSFYRAVNSSTLPSVSWVMPVGTTDSQYSQHPPRNMTLGEVWMLNIVNAVMHSAIWNSSAIFITYDEGGGYYDQVAPPVLDNIQLGFRVPLIVISPYAKEDYISSTLLNHDSLLAFIDFNWKIPPLNGFVSFSNIPLDFFDFSQKYSSGNLRRSPMSISANDTFPAVPQIPFGKLPYARNGSSNLTLHSMHILPFVGNNTALEGKNNYDLLAVILLSVSIAAVFTLVYIRRRRGKGN; encoded by the coding sequence GTGCAACTTACCTTTGACGTGATCGTTTCATTATTGCTGTCATTCATCATAATCATTGCCGGCTTCACCACAATTGCAAGCGCTCAGGCCGGCCAGAGAAACACTGCAACACCCATCAAGCATGTTATCATAATAATGATGGAAAATCATAGTTTCGATAACTTATTCGGCATTTACCCGGAAGTTCAGGGAAACAATAGTAACGCAACGGCTGGGATTGAGAGGCCGGTGAACCTTTTGAACACGAGCCTGCTTTCAAGCCTTAGCCCGGTTCCCAACGGCACCTACAGCACAACGGATCCTGTTGAAGGATACACTACTTACCACAATGATTTCAACAATGGACTCATGAACGGCTTTCTAAACAATTCAGGCCCCCAGTCAATGACATACTTCACCTCCAACCAGCTCTCCCTGGAATGGATACTCGCAGAAGAATTCGGGCTCGGAGACAGATACTTTTCCAGCTATCTGAGCGAAACTATACCAAACAGGCTTATGTCTCTTGCCGGATATACACCAGTCGAGGCTGATAACGGCCCTCCACCTTATATCCCTTACAATCAGACAGTATTCTATGAACTCCAGTATTTCAACATAAGCTGGTCCTATTACACTGTGACTTCAAGCACTTCTTCCATACCGCTTGATTTCATATCCGGTTTCGGAAGCAGCGCTCAGTATGTCCAGAACTGGACCAGTTTCTACAGAGCTGTCAATTCATCCACTCTTCCTTCAGTGAGCTGGGTCATGCCAGTTGGAACAACCGATTCACAGTACAGCCAGCATCCGCCTCGCAATATGACGCTGGGCGAGGTATGGATGCTCAATATAGTCAATGCTGTAATGCACAGCGCCATCTGGAACAGCAGTGCGATTTTTATTACATACGACGAGGGAGGTGGTTATTACGATCAGGTTGCACCTCCTGTCCTCGATAACATACAACTTGGTTTCAGGGTTCCTCTGATTGTAATCTCCCCTTACGCAAAGGAGGATTATATTTCAAGTACACTGCTAAATCACGATTCACTGCTTGCATTCATTGACTTTAACTGGAAAATACCCCCCCTCAACGGCTTCGTATCGTTTTCAAACATACCCCTGGACTTCTTTGACTTCAGCCAGAAGTATTCCTCTGGGAATCTTCGGAGGAGCCCGATGTCCATAAGCGCAAATGACACTTTTCCTGCTGTTCCCCAGATACCGTTCGGCAAACTTCCTTATGCCAGAAACGGTTCGTCGAATCTTACTTTGCATTCGATGCATATTTTGCCGTTTGTTGGGAACAACACAGCACTGGAGGGAAAGAACAATTATGACCTGTTGGCTGTGATCCTGCTGTCCGTCTCCATTGCTGCAGTCTTCACGCTCGTTTATATACGCAGGAGAAGAGGAAAAGGCAATTGA
- a CDS encoding SDR family NAD(P)-dependent oxidoreductase, with the protein MKKILVTGGAGFIGSHTVDTLVGRGYEVVVLDNLERQVHRGRKPSYMNPKAVYLKGDVRNRQSWIRALKGVNSVIHLAGAVGVGQSFWQARKYMDVNAGGTATFYEILTRDRKIREQIEKIVVASSKSCYGEGSYECTEHNVFNPEQRPVKQLKARAWEVVCPACGREASPVGIREDKPMQNLSPYSLSKYATEKLALDFGYALGIPTVALRYFNVYGPRQSLSNPYTGVIAIFLSRLKSGNRPFLFEDGRQLRDYIYVEDVARINAEALKKGLGVYNVGTGKPRSLLEVVNMLRNNLGSELEAHVSEEFRPGDNRHDFADNSLLRKTFGDIKFTEMDRGIDKLVRWGSEIEAADMFEMEEKERKRYLAS; encoded by the coding sequence ATGAAAAAAATTCTAGTAACAGGAGGGGCAGGCTTCATAGGCAGCCATACAGTAGATACGCTGGTGGGTCGAGGTTATGAGGTTGTTGTTTTGGATAATCTGGAAAGGCAAGTCCACCGGGGCAGAAAACCCTCTTACATGAATCCGAAGGCTGTATATCTCAAAGGGGATGTGAGGAACAGGCAATCATGGATAAGAGCGCTTAAGGGTGTAAATTCTGTCATTCATCTGGCAGGTGCGGTGGGCGTGGGCCAGAGCTTCTGGCAGGCAAGAAAGTACATGGACGTCAATGCGGGTGGAACAGCAACGTTTTATGAAATACTTACCAGAGACCGGAAAATCAGGGAGCAGATAGAGAAGATTGTCGTGGCATCGTCGAAGAGCTGTTACGGTGAAGGATCCTATGAGTGCACGGAACACAATGTTTTCAACCCGGAACAGCGCCCTGTCAAACAGCTTAAGGCCAGGGCATGGGAAGTCGTCTGCCCAGCATGCGGCAGGGAGGCAAGTCCAGTGGGTATCAGGGAGGACAAACCAATGCAGAATTTGAGTCCTTATTCATTGTCCAAATACGCAACTGAAAAGCTGGCGCTGGACTTTGGATACGCGCTCGGTATTCCCACGGTGGCGCTGAGGTATTTCAATGTCTATGGACCAAGGCAGAGCCTGAGCAATCCGTACACAGGCGTCATTGCAATATTTCTCTCAAGACTCAAAAGCGGTAACAGGCCATTCCTCTTTGAAGACGGAAGGCAGCTGAGAGATTATATTTATGTTGAGGATGTCGCAAGGATCAATGCAGAAGCGCTGAAGAAGGGGCTTGGCGTTTACAATGTCGGAACAGGGAAACCCAGGTCCCTGCTTGAAGTCGTGAACATGCTCCGTAACAATCTTGGAAGTGAGCTGGAAGCGCATGTTTCTGAAGAATTCAGACCGGGTGATAACAGACATGACTTTGCGGACAATTCGTTGCTGCGCAAAACATTCGGTGACATAAAATTCACCGAAATGGACAGGGGAATAGACAAACTGGTACGATGGGGTTCAGAGATCGAAGCAGCTGACATGTTTGAGATGGAAGAGAAGGAAAGGAAAAGATATCTTGCTTCCTGA
- a CDS encoding GDP-mannose 4,6-dehydratase, giving the protein MADNRMIVTGGTGFIGSHAAEYFADSGWKVASVDNLSRGKLLGETGVDTSAYNWNYLSKNRGIELVKASTTDEKSMNDLISGADAVVHTAGQVAVTTSLKDPRKDFDTNMIGTFNVLEACRKSGRNPAVVFCSTNKVYGENVNSIEVELTGNRYRYEDSKYAQGIPEDFPVDGCEHTPYGASKLAADLYVQEYGHTYGLKTGVFRMSCIYGTRQFGNEDQGWVAHFLLSALRNREITIYGDGRQVRDVLYVTDLVKAYDAFLNSHLKHGVFNMGGGSANTISLLELLERIQELTCIKPAFRFDRWRNGDQKVYISDISRARAQLNWEPAVGIQEGLNNMVNWMKNEMRTGERAKEV; this is encoded by the coding sequence ATGGCAGACAATAGAATGATCGTGACCGGTGGCACAGGCTTCATCGGCAGTCATGCTGCTGAATACTTTGCCGATTCTGGCTGGAAAGTTGCATCTGTTGACAACCTGTCCCGTGGAAAGCTCCTTGGGGAAACAGGTGTAGACACATCGGCATACAACTGGAATTATCTGTCAAAGAATCGTGGAATAGAACTCGTGAAAGCCTCAACCACGGATGAGAAAAGTATGAACGATCTCATAAGTGGCGCAGACGCTGTCGTGCACACTGCCGGACAGGTCGCAGTCACAACCTCCCTCAAGGATCCGAGGAAAGACTTTGATACCAATATGATTGGCACTTTCAATGTGCTTGAGGCATGCAGGAAATCAGGACGCAACCCTGCGGTTGTCTTCTGCTCCACGAACAAAGTGTATGGGGAGAACGTAAACAGTATCGAAGTTGAACTGACAGGAAACCGTTACCGGTATGAGGACAGCAAATATGCACAGGGCATACCGGAAGACTTCCCGGTTGACGGGTGCGAACACACACCATACGGCGCATCCAAGCTGGCCGCAGACCTATACGTGCAGGAGTACGGTCACACGTACGGCCTGAAGACAGGTGTCTTCCGCATGAGCTGCATATACGGAACAAGGCAGTTCGGGAACGAGGACCAGGGATGGGTGGCGCATTTCCTGCTCTCCGCACTGAGGAACAGGGAAATCACCATTTACGGCGACGGCAGGCAGGTGAGGGATGTACTCTATGTCACAGACCTGGTGAAGGCATATGACGCCTTCCTCAACTCTCATCTAAAACATGGTGTTTTCAACATGGGCGGAGGGTCGGCAAACACGATATCGCTGCTCGAGCTGCTCGAACGAATACAGGAGTTGACTTGTATCAAACCTGCTTTCAGGTTCGACAGATGGCGCAACGGTGACCAGAAAGTCTACATATCGGACATATCCAGGGCGCGTGCTCAACTGAACTGGGAACCCGCCGTAGGAATACAGGAGGGGCTGAACAATATGGTCAACTGGATGAAGAACGAAATGCGAACAGGAGAGAGGGCAAAGGAAGTTTAA
- a CDS encoding MerR family transcriptional regulator, giving the protein MTRTITVSVDEEVEKSFREAAGRRYGKRKGYLGKAITEAMKEWSEKSRESAEVKFLDLLEKGARMKKWKFNREELHDR; this is encoded by the coding sequence ATGACCAGGACAATAACAGTAAGTGTCGATGAAGAAGTCGAAAAATCGTTCAGAGAGGCAGCTGGCCGCAGATACGGGAAAAGAAAGGGCTACCTGGGGAAAGCCATCACCGAAGCAATGAAAGAATGGTCCGAGAAGAGCCGGGAGAGTGCTGAAGTGAAGTTCCTTGATCTTCTTGAGAAGGGAGCCAGGATGAAGAAATGGAAATTCAACAGAGAAGAACTGCATGATCGATGA
- a CDS encoding flippase has translation MTSVNAINSEAENSTVERDLLRDTIFSMGRGTAITLFASLSYFIIAFISRVIILRLITVEEWGEFTLALSLIALFSMIAPLGMDASVARNLAFFGGERKESIALNGLAASAILGALFSLAIFSISPIIGRIFHESYLAFIIVIFSPALFFGIVTQMAASIARGYRNTVANALFINLLPPTLFTLLSVLLYYSGQGFYGIILGNVIAAVVTSSLSLVYILRKKYVKFTGHLSASETRFLLLFGLPIMMVGFSSYFMLYADTLILGLFRDAAQVGYYSAALSLSKLSFIGINALGFIILPVASGLISRNRRAELNLLYKTILKWNLVISVPIFLLFFSFPGATLSIAFGSRYGKAAVALQILALGSFINSVIGPSSPSLAATGKTRLVAFSGLLGAGGNILLCVALIPYFGFVGAAIASVSGSFIYRIFCLTFFAGENKLQPFTLNLLKPLILSISVPIVLFAAFRPVLNITTALIFLAGSFVFSIAAILLTASLEESDIFILEFIEHILKRRLRLVRSIGRAFITFGQKK, from the coding sequence TTGACGAGTGTGAATGCCATAAACTCTGAAGCAGAGAATTCCACTGTTGAACGCGATCTTCTCAGGGACACGATATTTTCAATGGGTCGCGGAACGGCGATTACACTTTTTGCATCGCTGAGCTATTTCATCATTGCCTTCATCAGCCGAGTCATTATACTGAGGCTGATAACGGTAGAGGAATGGGGGGAGTTCACCCTGGCCTTGTCACTGATTGCACTGTTCAGCATGATTGCACCCCTGGGAATGGATGCATCAGTGGCAAGAAATCTTGCGTTCTTCGGCGGTGAACGGAAAGAGTCCATTGCCTTGAACGGACTTGCGGCTTCCGCTATTCTCGGCGCTCTTTTTTCACTTGCAATATTCTCAATTTCACCCATCATTGGCAGAATTTTCCATGAGTCGTACCTTGCCTTTATAATCGTCATATTTTCTCCCGCGCTTTTCTTTGGAATTGTGACGCAGATGGCAGCTTCTATCGCGAGAGGATACAGAAATACCGTCGCAAACGCCCTATTCATCAACCTGCTTCCACCAACTCTTTTCACACTGTTATCCGTGCTCCTTTATTATTCCGGGCAAGGTTTTTACGGTATCATACTGGGCAATGTGATTGCAGCGGTTGTTACCTCATCCCTGTCTCTTGTTTACATCCTTAGAAAGAAATATGTTAAATTCACGGGGCATCTCAGCGCTTCGGAAACCAGGTTTCTTCTCCTGTTCGGCCTTCCCATAATGATGGTTGGTTTCTCATCATATTTCATGTTATACGCAGACACGCTGATCCTTGGCCTCTTCAGGGATGCCGCACAGGTCGGATATTATTCGGCTGCGCTGTCTCTGAGTAAGCTAAGTTTTATCGGTATCAACGCACTGGGCTTCATCATACTTCCGGTAGCATCCGGGCTAATTTCGCGTAACAGAAGGGCAGAGCTCAATCTTCTCTATAAAACAATATTGAAATGGAATCTTGTAATTTCCGTTCCAATTTTCCTGCTGTTCTTCAGCTTTCCCGGTGCAACGCTTTCAATTGCGTTTGGCAGCAGGTATGGAAAGGCGGCTGTTGCACTGCAGATACTCGCGCTGGGTTCGTTTATTAATTCTGTCATCGGCCCATCCTCTCCCTCACTCGCAGCGACCGGAAAGACAAGACTCGTTGCCTTCTCCGGCCTGCTGGGAGCAGGAGGAAACATTTTACTGTGTGTTGCCCTCATACCTTATTTTGGCTTTGTCGGAGCAGCGATAGCGTCTGTTTCGGGATCGTTCATTTACCGTATCTTTTGCCTGACCTTCTTTGCCGGAGAAAACAAGCTCCAGCCCTTTACCCTAAATCTTCTGAAACCGCTGATACTCTCCATTTCAGTTCCAATCGTCCTGTTTGCGGCATTCAGACCTGTCCTGAATATAACTACTGCATTAATCTTCCTCGCCGGCTCGTTCGTTTTTTCCATAGCAGCGATACTCTTAACAGCAAGTTTAGAAGAATCGGATATCTTCATCCTCGAATTCATCGAACACATTCTCAAGAGGAGGCTCCGCCTTGTAAGGAGCATAGGCAGGGCATTCATTACATTCGGTCAGAAGAAATAG
- a CDS encoding glycosyltransferase family 4 protein: MGLNVLIIKDTLSAKTGATKLAFDIAKSFISSGDRVRIVFFHDDGTSYLVNLQSMKPLDVDIEEDNIWFRVSQLFQVPVFKLFLKGAFYIKDAVNIFGQLKFAKKINRGNIDFDLIICMSIWTGIVPILMKQEYRKRLILYFHEPPTFSGLPFAIRKILGLYLSKLMKISAVNISITDKMRDEIRSSLGINTHVVKDYFTLKKLNIQKEKFVLLDTRWTFVRNPFFAIDIMKILPEVKFTMCGTFGSSELRQNFIDRINSEALNERISIMEDLAEEALDELYSRAMCYIRWSNPDIVETGPSYGLIQSISNGCVPIVSSELGSASDVLEHMGRDFVVSNTPQGFASAIERLFRDRDFLNEAVQKAVKWRNGYTAKEYRESLLEKFNGNQPVA; the protein is encoded by the coding sequence TTGGGCTTAAATGTATTGATCATTAAGGATACTCTTTCTGCCAAAACCGGTGCGACGAAACTTGCATTCGACATAGCAAAGTCTTTTATTTCATCCGGTGACCGCGTCAGAATCGTCTTCTTCCACGATGATGGAACATCGTATCTGGTTAATCTTCAGTCTATGAAGCCTCTTGATGTTGATATTGAAGAAGACAATATCTGGTTCCGGGTCTCCCAGCTTTTCCAGGTTCCGGTTTTCAAACTCTTCCTGAAAGGTGCATTCTATATTAAGGACGCAGTCAATATTTTCGGGCAGTTGAAATTTGCAAAGAAGATTAACAGAGGCAACATTGATTTCGACTTAATCATCTGCATGAGCATTTGGACAGGAATTGTCCCAATTTTAATGAAACAGGAATACAGGAAGAGGTTGATCCTCTATTTCCATGAGCCTCCAACTTTCTCCGGTCTTCCATTTGCAATCAGGAAGATTCTGGGACTCTATCTCAGCAAGTTGATGAAAATATCCGCTGTGAACATCTCAATCACGGACAAAATGCGAGATGAGATCCGCTCATCCCTTGGCATAAACACCCATGTAGTAAAGGATTATTTTACACTTAAAAAACTGAACATTCAAAAGGAGAAATTTGTTCTGCTTGACACACGATGGACATTTGTGAGAAATCCCTTCTTTGCAATCGACATAATGAAGATTCTTCCGGAAGTGAAATTCACCATGTGCGGCACATTCGGCTCTTCTGAGCTGAGGCAGAATTTCATCGACAGGATCAACTCGGAAGCCCTAAATGAAAGGATCTCCATCATGGAAGACCTGGCAGAGGAAGCGCTTGATGAGCTTTATTCCAGGGCAATGTGTTACATAAGGTGGTCTAATCCTGACATTGTCGAAACCGGACCCAGTTACGGGCTGATACAATCGATTTCCAACGGATGCGTGCCGATAGTCAGCTCAGAGCTAGGATCTGCCAGCGACGTCCTGGAACACATGGGCAGGGATTTTGTTGTCAGTAATACTCCTCAGGGATTTGCGTCTGCAATAGAAAGACTTTTCAGAGATCGGGATTTTTTAAATGAAGCTGTTCAAAAAGCGGTGAAATGGAGAAACGGATATACGGCAAAGGAGTACAGGGAGTCTCTCCTGGAAAAGTTCAACGGAAATCAGCCAGTTGCATAG